A region of Halalkaliarchaeum desulfuricum DNA encodes the following proteins:
- the thsB gene encoding thermosome subunit beta — protein MIILGEDSQRVKDKDAQEYNISAARAVAEAVRSTLGPKGMDKMLVDSLGDVTVTNDGVTILTEMDIDNPTAEMIVEVAETQEDEAGDGTTTAVAIAGELLKNAEDLLEQDIHPTAIIRGFNLASERAREEVDAVASEVDPDDEELLKSVAETSMTGKGAELEKEVLADLVVRAVRQVTVEADDGSHVVDLQNLKIETQTGRSAGESELLTGAVIDKDPVHDDMPTDFEDARILLVNEPIEVEETDVDTQVSIESPDQLQKFLDKEEQQLREKVDQIAETGANVVFCQKGIDDLAQHYLAKEGILAVRRTKKSDLKFLKNVLDTTIVTDLDAASEADVAEGTVRRDDDDELFYVEGPDSHGVTLLLRGSTDHVVDELERGINDAIDVVSTTVSDGRVLPGGGAIEVELARRLRDYADSVSGREQLAVESFADALELVPRVLAENAGLDSIDLLVDLRAAHESGDEAVGLNAYTGDIDDSFDAGVVEPAHAKEQAIASAAEAANLVLKIDDIIAAGDLSTEGDGDEGGPGGAGGMGGMGGMGGMGGAM, from the coding sequence ATGATAATTCTCGGAGAGGATTCCCAGCGCGTCAAGGACAAGGACGCCCAGGAGTACAACATCTCCGCCGCGCGTGCGGTGGCGGAGGCGGTACGCTCCACGCTCGGGCCGAAAGGGATGGACAAGATGCTCGTCGACTCGCTCGGCGACGTCACCGTCACCAACGACGGGGTGACCATCCTGACCGAGATGGACATCGACAACCCGACCGCCGAAATGATCGTCGAGGTCGCCGAAACCCAGGAGGACGAGGCCGGCGACGGCACGACGACCGCGGTCGCGATTGCGGGCGAACTGCTCAAGAACGCCGAGGACCTCCTCGAGCAGGACATCCACCCGACCGCGATCATCCGCGGATTCAATCTCGCGAGCGAGCGCGCCCGCGAGGAAGTCGACGCCGTCGCGTCCGAGGTCGACCCCGACGACGAGGAGCTGCTCAAGTCGGTCGCCGAGACGTCAATGACCGGCAAGGGCGCCGAACTCGAGAAGGAAGTGCTCGCTGACCTGGTCGTCCGGGCGGTCCGGCAGGTCACCGTCGAGGCCGACGACGGCTCTCACGTCGTCGACCTGCAGAACCTCAAGATCGAGACCCAGACGGGACGGTCGGCGGGCGAGTCCGAACTGCTCACGGGTGCGGTCATCGACAAGGATCCAGTCCACGACGACATGCCAACCGACTTCGAGGACGCCCGGATCCTGCTCGTGAACGAGCCGATCGAGGTCGAGGAAACCGACGTCGATACCCAGGTGAGCATCGAGTCGCCCGACCAGCTCCAGAAGTTCCTCGACAAGGAGGAACAGCAACTGCGCGAGAAGGTCGACCAGATCGCCGAGACCGGTGCCAACGTCGTCTTCTGCCAGAAGGGGATCGACGACCTCGCTCAGCACTACCTCGCAAAGGAGGGGATCCTGGCGGTCCGCCGGACGAAGAAGTCCGACCTGAAGTTCCTCAAGAACGTTCTCGACACCACGATCGTCACCGACCTCGACGCTGCGAGCGAGGCGGACGTCGCGGAGGGGACGGTCCGGCGCGACGACGACGACGAACTGTTCTACGTCGAGGGGCCCGACTCCCACGGCGTCACGCTCCTGCTGCGCGGCTCGACCGACCACGTCGTCGACGAACTCGAACGCGGGATCAACGACGCGATCGACGTCGTTTCGACGACGGTTTCGGACGGCCGCGTGCTCCCCGGCGGCGGCGCGATCGAGGTCGAACTCGCCCGACGGCTGCGCGACTACGCCGACTCCGTCTCCGGCCGCGAGCAGCTCGCCGTCGAGTCGTTCGCCGACGCCCTCGAGCTGGTTCCCCGCGTGCTCGCGGAGAACGCCGGGCTCGACAGCATCGATCTGCTGGTCGACCTGCGTGCAGCCCACGAATCCGGCGACGAGGCCGTCGGACTGAACGCCTACACCGGCGACATCGACGACTCCTTCGACGCCGGCGTCGTCGAGCCCGCCCACGCCAAGGAGCAGGCGATCGCCTCCGCCGCCGAGGCCGCCAACCTCGTGTTGAAGATCGACGACATCATCGCCGCCGGTGATCTCTCCACCGAAGGCGACGGCGACGAGGGTGGACCCGGCGGTGCCGGCGGCATGGGCGGCATGGGCGGTATGGGTGGCATGGGCGGCGCGATGTAA
- a CDS encoding ArsR/SmtB family transcription factor — protein sequence MSGNGSTESVSHSLGRLGECGCDDESLIDARRADGETTAEQLAVFKALANENRIRILEALRDGELCACELEEVLDAPQSTVASHLSTLRDAGLVYTRKEGKWTHYRIADTASLQLLDLAAAMGRNAGETGDDE from the coding sequence ATGAGCGGCAACGGGAGCACGGAGTCGGTCAGTCACTCGCTCGGTCGCCTCGGCGAGTGTGGCTGTGACGACGAGTCACTGATCGACGCCAGGCGTGCAGACGGTGAGACCACCGCCGAACAGCTCGCGGTGTTCAAGGCGCTCGCGAACGAAAACCGGATCCGGATCCTCGAAGCGCTGCGCGACGGGGAGCTTTGTGCCTGCGAACTCGAAGAGGTCCTCGATGCGCCCCAGTCGACCGTGGCGTCGCATCTCTCGACGCTCCGGGACGCGGGGCTCGTTTACACCCGAAAGGAGGGAAAATGGACCCATTACCGGATCGCCGACACCGCAAGCCTGCAGCTGCTCGATCTCGCCGCAGCGATGGGTAGAAACGCCGGTGAAACGGGGGACGACGAATGA
- a CDS encoding permease, with translation MIPTGYETALAESLDYFVYLAVRLGPLFIGASFLVGLAKEYLPPERVEATLRSHDEGTGNVAAAGFGAVTPFCSCSTVPILAGLIGAGAPLGLAFSFLLASPLVNWIAVVLLFGLFGPFITIAYVVTTLSAAIVGGVIIGRLDLSMYVKDVRITADGREVTTTAGTGATEGPAEATTDGGTPKPAAGGASETTADGGCGCSSGGNDTHRKRFATAGVGALSFFWSTLPYLIAGIAIGALIHGAVPTNVLHWIAGPENPLATPLAAVAGAPIYVGMSGMLPIAAALFDQGIPIGTVLAFVVGGAGISIPNLILLNKLFERRLLAIYAGTVVGIGIAVGLLFNVLFI, from the coding sequence ATGATCCCGACGGGATACGAGACCGCGCTGGCCGAATCGCTGGATTACTTCGTCTACCTCGCGGTCAGGCTCGGACCGCTTTTCATCGGCGCGTCGTTCCTGGTCGGCCTCGCCAAGGAGTATCTCCCGCCCGAACGGGTCGAGGCGACTCTTCGGTCCCACGACGAGGGGACCGGAAACGTCGCGGCTGCCGGATTCGGCGCGGTGACCCCCTTCTGTTCGTGTTCGACGGTTCCGATCCTCGCGGGACTCATCGGAGCGGGCGCACCCCTCGGGCTGGCGTTTTCGTTCCTGCTGGCGTCGCCTCTGGTCAACTGGATCGCGGTGGTGTTACTGTTCGGGCTGTTCGGGCCGTTCATCACGATCGCGTACGTCGTCACGACGCTTTCCGCGGCGATCGTGGGCGGCGTCATCATCGGACGGCTCGACCTCTCGATGTACGTCAAGGACGTCCGCATCACTGCCGACGGACGGGAGGTCACGACCACCGCCGGGACGGGCGCCACGGAGGGACCGGCCGAAGCGACCACCGACGGCGGGACGCCAAAGCCGGCAGCCGGCGGAGCGTCGGAGACGACCGCTGACGGCGGCTGTGGCTGCAGTTCCGGCGGGAACGACACCCACCGGAAACGGTTCGCCACCGCCGGAGTCGGAGCCCTGTCGTTCTTCTGGAGCACGCTCCCGTACCTCATCGCCGGGATCGCGATCGGGGCACTGATCCACGGAGCAGTGCCGACGAACGTGCTCCACTGGATCGCCGGCCCCGAGAACCCGCTTGCCACGCCGCTTGCCGCGGTCGCCGGCGCGCCGATCTACGTCGGAATGAGCGGGATGCTCCCGATCGCCGCGGCGCTTTTCGATCAGGGGATCCCGATCGGAACAGTGCTCGCGTTCGTTGTCGGCGGCGCCGGGATCAGCATTCCGAACCTGATCCTGCTGAACAAACTGTTCGAACGGCGGCTGCTCGCTATCTACGCGGGGACAGTCGTCGGAATCGGGATCGCGGTGGGACTGCTGTTCAACGTACTATTTATCTGA